The following is a genomic window from Dermatophilaceae bacterium Soc4.6.
CTGGATCCAGTCGTCGCCTCCGTCGCCGAACACGGCATCCGCTCCGGCGCCGGCCATGACGAAGTCGTTGCCGGGACCGGCGAACGTCTCGTTGTCGTTGGCCCCACCGTTGAGCAGGTCCTGGCCGTCGCCCCCGAGGAGGATGTCGTCCCCGATCCCTCCGTCGATCGAGTCGTTCCCGGGGCCGCCCTTGAGGACGTCGGCCCCCGCGAGGTCGGTGATCCGGTCGTTGCCGTCGCCGCCGAGCGCCACGTCGTCGCCGCCGTTGCCCTCGATGACGTCGTTGCCGGCGCCACCCCAGAAGGTGTCGTTGTCGTTGCCTCCCCAGATGCGGTCGACCGCGTCGGTGCCGTTGTACACGCCTTGGCCGTTGATGCCGGGAGGGTCGATGGCGTTCGTCGCGCGGTACTGGATCGTCCCGTCCGGCTTGCGCAGGAGCAGCACGGACTCGTCGCACTTACCCGTCGTCGACGGGTCGTCGGCGACCGTCGAGCCGAACTGGGTGAAGCCCGCGGGGGTGCCCGCGAGGTTGGCCAGCTGGAAGCGGCAGTCCGCGGTCGCGAACGCGTCCGCCTTGAGGGAGTTGGTCCCCTCGGTGTTGCGCTGGATGAGCTCGGCGAAGGAGTTCCCCTCCAGCTGGGTGCGCAGGTTCATCCCGACGGTGCGGTTCAGGTAGTAGAGCCGGTCACCGTCCTGGAGGTCCTCCAGCTGGTTCTGGAAGACGTAGTTGAAGGTGCTCCCGAGCAGACCGCCGAAGAGGTTGGTCTTCTCGGCGAGCCCGCCGACCCACAGGTCGACGGCGTCCACACCAGTGCTCGTCGTCCCGTTGCCGGTGTCCGTCCACGTGCCGGCTCCGAACATGAAGTCGGCGGCGTCGGCTGGGATGAGCGAGGGGTCGGTGGCCGGGGCGGTGGTGGGGTCGACGATCGCCTTCGCCGCAGCGCGTTTCCCGGTGAGCGTCGTCGCAGTGGTGATCGACGGGTGCAGGCCGTAGGCCGCCACGAAGTTCACCAGGGACTCGGCGTGCTTGATGTTCTGCCCGAAGTCCGCCCAGCTCGTGTACGGCGCGAGCTGACCGTCCAGCGTCGCCGCGTGGAGCTGGCGGCGCACCCCGTTGAGGGAGGGCACGCCCGTCTCGCGGGCCCGCGCCATGTTGAGGGTGGCCAGGTCGAGCGGCAGGCCGAGCAGGTTGTTGCGGAGCGTCTCGACGACGAACTCGTCGAGCTCGTTGCCGATCTGGTCGGAGGAGCCCATGATGATCGAGCCGGCGGCCTGTTCGGGTGTCAGCCGCCCCGCGGAGCCGCCGTTGAAGTACTCCGGCGGGTTGAGGAAGCCGGTGAGCAGCGGGACCGAGTTGTTCGACCCGTCGGCGTTGCGCCGGGCCACCTCGTCGTCGAGCATCGAGTGACCGAACCGGTAGACGGCGTGGGCGAACTCGGCCTTGATCGCCGGGTCGACGTCGGGGGTGTAGACGTGGAACGGCCGGACGGCGGGCTGGACCTTGCGCGCGAACTCCTCGAAGACGAGGTGCTGGTACTCCATCTCGGTGACGAAGCGGGCGGCCTGGAAGAGCCGCTCACCGTTCCACCCGTCGGGGTGGTCCGCCGTCGCGAGCTGCCACTGCGGCAGGGCCGCGACGCCGGCGGCGGTGGTGTCGGTCGACAGCGTGTTCTTGATGGCGTCGACGAGTCGGTTGTGCTCGGAGTGGAAGACCTGGTGCACCGCCGTGAGGGCGATGTTCTCGTTGACCCTCCCGTCGCCGGCGATGAAGTGCGCGTTGAGCATCTCGTCGTCATAGGTGCCCGCAGGCTGGAGGGCGAAGTCGGCCGAGGCGACGGTGTCGAGGTCGGGCGTCGGAGCCGTGGGCGGCGTCGCGGGGTTGTGGTCGAGGTCGGCCGGCGAGGGGTCCGCGTTGTGCGCGATGTCCGTGAGGAACGGCGTGTCGAAGTGCAGGACGTTCGCCGGCACCGGCACCGGGGTGACCCGGTCGCCCTCGACGAGTCCGGTGCCGGTGACGTACTGCGGGAGCCCGCGGGCGGGGCCGGGGAGGAACTTGCCGTAGGGGTCGGCGGCGATCATGGGGATGTTCGTCACGTCGGCGTCGTCGAGGCGCAGCCCGAGCACCGTCGCGGCCTGGGCCTTGACCGACTCCCAGGTGGCCATGCCCGACGCCGCCGCACCCGGCATCCCACCGAGCAGTCGACCGGTGGAGACCGGTGCCCCGGTGGCGTTCGTGAGGTACTGCCGCAGGAAGACCTGGTGGGAGGAGTGCGAGGTGTAGGTCTGGCTCTGGTCGACCCACGGGGTGTCGGTGTTGTCGGCGTTCTGGACGTCGTCGGCGCTCTCGTCGCCGGGCGTCGCCGGGTTGTCCCCGAGGATGCCGTCGGCTCCGGGCTGGTTCTGGGCCCGGGTGAGCACCATGAAGCGCTGGCTGGGCGGCACCTCGTCGCCGGTGCCGGGCCTGCCGTCCGGGCCGACCGTCACGAGCGGGTCGTCGTCGTGCAGCGGCACGAAGACCGTGCCCCCGCCCTTGACCGTCTGGTCGACGCCGTGGTCGAAGAACTGCCCGAAGAAGGTGAACCACGAGTTGTAGGGCGGCGACAGCCCCACGTCGGTCGTGACGTTGGGGATGTCGAGGGTGTGGTGGGAGGGCACGCAGTTCGACGGGGAGCCTTCCACCGGTGGGACGGCCGTCGGGTCGGGGTCGACCTGGCAGGGGAAGAGGCCCGGGTTGCCCTGAGTGCGCTGCGGGAAGCCGGCCGCCGCGATGGCGGCGGGGTTGGTCGAGGTCTGGTCGACGATGAGGTTGCTCACCTCACGCGGCTGGGCGTCGAAGACCGACCCCTTCTTCTGGGCGTACGAGGTCGGCGTCCCTGCCGGGCCGAAGCCGGGGGGCACCGGGTCGGCGGGCGCGAAGCGGGGCGTCGTGAGGCGGGGGAACGTCACGTCGGCCGCGGCGAAGGTCTCCCGCCCGGCGAAGAGGTTGTTGCACGAGCCGTCGACCGTACGCAGGCCGTAGGCGGTGAGCCGGTCGGGGATCTGGTTCGGCTGGGTGCCGACCAGCGTGCCGCATGGGTTGGCCGGGGTCTGGGTCGCGGCGTGTCGCTCGGAGACCTTGATCTGCTTGAGGATGAAGGCGAGGTCGGAGGCGGTGACGGTGAAGCCGCTGCCCACGAGGGGGGCGGCCTCCGCCCTCCCGGTGCCCGGGACCTGGGCGAGGAGGGCGGCGGACAGCACGAGGGCCGTGCCACCGGCGAGGGCCCTCCCGGGCCGGGGGGACGGGGATTCGGATCGGTTGGCGACGAGGGCTCGGAGCCGTGCCCGGCTCGGTAGGGCGGGCGATCTGGGGCGTGAGTTCATGGCGGGCCAGTCTCGGGTGAGGGGATGGGACTCCCACGTTGCTGAACCGATCTTGAGAAAACCTTGAAAGAACCCTGACAACGTCGTCGGGCGGTCCGGGCGGGGGTCCTCGACATCAGCTGCCGGGTCGTCGGGCCAGGCCCGTACCGGCGACGCCGGGCGCTGGCAGAGTGTCCCCGATGCGGATGATCCACGACGACGAGGTCGACACCGGGGAGCCGGTGGTGCGTGCGCTGCTGCTCGAGCAGTGTCCGCAGTGGACCCAGCGGCCGCTGCGCCCGCTCGGGGGGACGGGAACCGACCACGCGATGTGGCGCCTGGGTGACCACCTCGTCGTCCGCGTGCCGCGGACCGAGGGTGCCGCGGCGAGCCTTGCCCAGGAGGCCGGGGCGCTGGGGGCCGTCGCGCCCCTCGTCCCGGTCGCCGTGCCGCGGCTGGTGCATTTCGGGGAGCCGGCCGCGGCCTACCCCTACCCGTGGGCGGTGCTGTCCTGGCTGGACGGCCGGGACGCGTGGGACGCCCGGCACGACCTCGACCGCGACGACGTCGGACTGGCCGACGACCTGGCCGACGTGGTGCTCGCCCTCCGGGGGGCACCTGCCCTCGATGTGCCCCTTCGGGGCACGGGTCAGCGCGGGGGTCCAGTCGAAGGCGTGCTGCAGCGCGCCCACGCCTGGCTCGACGGCGCGTCCGGTCCCCTGCCCGGGTGGGTGGATGCCGGTGCCGTGACGTCGGTCCTGGCGGCCTCCCGAGCGGTGGCGGAGCAGGCGCCGCGCGCCGTCCCCTCCGTGCTGACCCACGGCGACCTGATCCCGGGAAACATCCTGGTGCGCGGCTCCCGGCTCCGCGCCGTCATCGACTGGGGCTACCTCTCGCGGGCGGACCCGGCTCTCGATCTCGCCTGCGCGTGGGCACTCCTCGGCCCGCAGGCCCGGTCGGTGCTGCGGGAGCGGGTCGGCGCCGACGACGCGACCTGGGAGCGGGCCCGGGTCAACGCGCTCGAGCAGGCGCTGGGCGGCATCGTCTACTACACCCCGCGGGGTCATCCCCTCGCCGACGTCATGGGCCGGACGCTGCGTCGGGCGCTCGCGGACCGGCCCCGTTAGCCTCCGCAGCGCCTCGGAGGGCATGGCGAGCGGCGTCCCGACGACCACTGCCCCCGGCGACACGCCGTACGACGGCGTCTCGGGCCTCCGCCGCGGAGGCAACGGTCGTCGGGCGGACCACTACCGGGAGGCGGGTCGACGACACCTTCGGGGGGTGAGCGCCGAGTCCAGCTCGGGGCCTGGCGACCGCCCGCCCCGGGAAAGCCGGTTGACCCGAAGGCCGGGCACGGGTGCACGGTGGCCGGGTGCCGCTGTCGCCCTTGCTGAGTGAGTGCTCACTCACTTACCCTCGTGTCATGACCCCCCGCGCCACCGCCCTGCCTCCCGTGGAGCGGCGCGCCCGCCTCGTCGACGCCGCCCGCGACCTCATCGCGGCCCGCGGCACGGTGCCCACCACCCGCGAGATCGCCGAGGCGGCCGGGGTGGCCGAGGGCACGATCTTCCGGGTCTTCGAGACCAAGGACGACCTTGTCGACGCCGTCGTGGCGTCGGCCTTCTGCCCGGCGCTCTTCCGGCGGGGCCTGGCCGGTGTCGACGTCGCGCTGCCGCTGCGGGAGCGGCTGGTGGCGATCGTGACCCTGCTCCAGCGCAGGTTCGTCGAGGTCTTCGGACTCATGGCCGCACTCGGGCTCACCGCCCCACCCGGGTTCCCTGCCGGCGCCCACGAGTGCTGCACCCCCGAGCTCGGCCACGTCGGGGTCGTGCCCCGGGTGGGCGGGGCCGCGGGGGACGGCCACCCCGCGGCCGGGGGACGGCCCGCCGGGCGCGACCCTCGTCAGCACGACGGTCACGACGGGCACGACCACCGTCTGCAGGACCTGCTGGCCTTCCTCGAGCCCGACGCCGACCGGCTGCGCTGCCCGCCCGGCCGGCTCCTGCACTACATGCGGCTGCTGACCTTCGCCGGCAGCCACGAGCACCTCGCCGACGGCGTCCTGCTCACCCCCGACGAGATCGTCGACCTGCTCCTCACCGGGGTGCTCCTGCCCGCCGATCCCGCCGATCCCGCCGGCCCCGCCGGCCCCGGCCCCGCCGGCCCCACCGTGTCCTGCGCGTCCCCCGCCCGCCCCACCCGAAAGGCCAGCTGATGCTCCTCCGCATCCTCCGGGAGCACCTCGTCCCCTACCGGGGCCGGCTCACCGTCGTCGTCGTCCTCCAGCTCGTCGGCACCATCGCCTCGCTCTACCTGCCCTCGCTCAACGCGAGCATCATCGACCAGGGCGTCGCCCGCGGCGACACGGCCTACATCTTCCGCATCGGTGGCTGGATGCTGGGGGTCAGCGTGGTCCAGATCGTCGTCACCGTGGTGGCGAGCTATCTCGCCGCGCAGACCTCGATGGGCTTGGGGCGCGACCTGCGAGGAGCGGTCTTCCACCGCGTGCTCGACTTCTCGGCCCAGGAAGTGGCCCGCTTCGGCGCCCCGACCCTGATCTCGCGCACGACCAACGACGTGACCCAGGTGCAGATGGTCGTCTTCATGGCCCTGGCCTTCATGGTGTCGGCCCCGATCATGATGGTCGGCGGCATCGTCATGGCCCTGCGGGAGGATGTCGGTCTCTCGTGGCTCGTCGCGGTGGCCGTGCCGCTCCTGGCGCTGGTCGTGGGGCTCATCGTGCGGCGGATGATCCCGCAGTTCCGCACCATGCAGACCTCGGTCGACAGCGTCAACCGGGTGCTGCGCGAGCAGATCACCGGCATCCGGGTGGTGCGGGCGTTCGTGCGCGAGGACGTCGAGACGCAGCGCTTCGCCGCCTCCAACCGGTCGCTGACCACGACGGCCCTCAACGTCGGTCGCCTCCAGGCGATCATCTTCCCCACCGTGATGATCCTGCTCAACGCCTCGACCGTCGGCGTGCTGTGGTTCGGCGCCGGCCGGGTCAACAGTGGCGACATGCAGATCGGTCAGCTGACCGCCTTCATGGCCTATCTCATCCAGATCCTCATGTCGGTGATGATGGCGACCTTCATGACGATGATGATCCCGCGGGCTGCCGTGTCGGCCGACCGCATCGGCGAGGTCCTGGGCACTGCGTCGTCGGTGGCGGAGCCGGCCCACCCGGTGACCGAGGTGCCGTCCGACGCCGAGGTGGTCTTCGACCACGTCGACTTCCACTACCCGGGCGCTGCGTCACCAGTCCTGACGGGCGTGTCCTTCCGGGCCCGACCGGGGCAGACCACCGCCGTCATCGGCAGCACGGGCGCCGGCAAGACGACGCTCGTCGGGCTCGTGCCGCGCCTCTTCGACGTGACGGGCGGCGTCGTCAGCGTCGGTGGCACCGACGTGCGCGACCTCGACCTCGACACGCTGTGGAGCCGGATCGGGCTGGTGCCGCAGAAGCCCTACCTCTTCACCGGCACCGTGGCCAGCAACCTGCGCTACGGCAACCCCCAGGCCACCGACGAGCAGCTGTGGGAGGCGCTGCGCATCGCGCAGGCCGCCGACTTCGTCGCGGAGATGCCCGAGGGGCTCGACGGACCGATCTCGCAAGGGGGCACCAACGTCTCCGGCGGACAGCGCCAGCGCCTGGCCATCGCGCGGGCGCTCGTGCGTCGCCCCGGGGTCTACCTGTTCGACGACTCCTTCTCGGCGCTCGACCTCGCGACCGACGCCCGCCTGCGGCAGGCGCTGCGGCCCGTGACGCGCGAGGCGACGGTGGTCATCGTGGCCCAGCGGGTCTCGACCATCATCGACGCCGATCACATCGTCGTGCTGGACGACGGGGTGGTCGTCGGCCAGGGCCGTCACGACGAGCTGGTCGAGAGCTGCACCACGTACCAGGAGATCGTCGAGTCGCAGCGCGCGGCGCAGGAGGTGTCGGTATGAGTGGCGAGGGAGTCAAGAGCGACGAGGAGAAGGCGGCCGACGCGCGACGCGGGCCCTCCAACGCCGGTCGCGGCCACGGGCCCATGGGCATGGCCATGGGCGGGGAGAAGTCACGCGAGTTCGGCCCGTCGGCCCGGCGGCTGCTCGGCCGGCTGCGGCCCGAGCGCGGTCGAGTCCTCTTCGTGCTGCTCATCTCCGTGGTGAGCGTGGTCCTGAGCGCGATCGGTCCCAAGATCCTGGGGCGGGCGACCGACATCATCTTCGAGGGCTACTTCGGCAGCTACCTCGGCTCGCGGGTGCCTGCCGGCACCTCGAAGGCGGAGGTGATCGCCGGGCTGCGAGCCCAGGGCAACAACCAGATGGCTGACCTGATCTCAGGAATCGACCTGGTGCCGGGGCGGGGCATCGACTTCACCGCCCTCGGGCAGGTGCTCGTCCTCGTGCTCGCGCTCTACGTCGGCTCCGCCCTGCTGCAGTGGGTGTCGGGTCGCATCCTGGCCTACGTCGTGACCCGCACGGTCTACGACCTGCGCGCCGACGTCGAGGCCAAGCTCGACCGGATCCCGTTGCCCTACTTCGACAGTCAGCCCCGCGGTGAGCTGCTCAGCCGGGTGACCAACGACGTCGACAACATCCAGCAGAGCCTGCAGCAGACGATGGGGCAGCTGCTCACGTCGTTGCTGACGGTCGTCGCGGTCGTGGCGCTGATGTTCTCGATCTCCTGGATGCTCGCCCTCATCGCCCTCGTCACGATCCCGCTGTCGGTGCTCGTGACGGGCGCCATCGCCAAGCGCAGCCAGGCCCGCTTCGCCGCCCAGTGGAAGCAGACCGGCAGCCTCAACGGCATCGTCGAGGAGACCTTCACCGGTCACGGCATCGTCAAGGTCTTCGGCCGGCAGAAGGAGGCGCAGGAGCGCTTCGACGCCACCAACCAGACGCTCTACGACGCCTCGTTCGGCGCGCAGTTCATCAGCGGCATCATCATGCCCGCGATGATGTTCATCGGTAACCTCAACTACGTCGCCATCGCGGTCGTCGGCGGGCTGCGTGTGGCGAGCGGCTCGATGAGCCTCGGTGACGTGCAGGCCTTCATCCAGTACTCCCGGCAGTTCACCCAGCCGCTGACCCAGGTGGCCTCGATGGCCAACCTGCTGCAGTCGGGGGTGGCGTCGGCCGAGCGCATCTTCGAGGTGCTCGACGCCCCCGAGCAGCTGCCGGATCCCGTTGCCGCGCAGTCGGTCCCGCGCGGGGGTGGGCGGGTCGCCTTCGAGCACGCGTCCTTCTCCTACCACCCCGACCAGCCGCTGATCGAGGACCTCGACCTCGTGGCGCATCCGGGTCAGACGGTCGCGATCGTCGGGCCGACGGGGGCCGGCAAGACCACGCTGGTCAACCTCGTCATGCGGTTCTACGAGCTCGACGGTGGCCGGATCACCCTCGACGGGGTCGACATCACGGCGATGACGAGGCACGACCTGCGCTCGCGCATCGGGATGGTGCTGCAGGACACCTGGCTCTTCGGCGGCTCCATCCGGGACAACATCGCCTACGGGCGCCCGGGGGCAACCGACGAGGAGGTGCTCGAGGCGGCCAGGGCGACCTACGTCGACCGCTTCGTGCACTCCCTGCCCGACGGCTACGACACCGTGCTCGACTCGGAGGCCGGCAACATCAGCGCCGGCGAGAAGCAGCTGCTCACCATCGCCCGCGCCTTCCTCGCGCAGCCGGACCTGCTCATCCTCGACGAGGCGACGAGCTCGGTCGACACCCGCACCGAGCTGCTCGTGCAGCAGGCCATGTCGGCGCTGCGCAGCGACCGCACCAGCTTCGTCATCGCCCACCGCCTCTCGACGATCCGCGACGCCGACCTCATCCTCGTCATGGAGGCGGGCCGCATCGTCGAGCAGGGCACGCATACCGCGCTGCTCGAGCGCGGAGGGGCCTACGCCCGCCTGTATGCCGCGCAGTTCGCCGGCTCAGCCGCCGATCTCGAGCCCGCGACCACGGGGGTCGGGGTCGGCGCCTGAGGACCAGCGCAAGCACGGTCAGGCGTCGAGGGGGCATCGGCGGGAGGATCGACTCGTGAGCAGCACCGACACGGCCAGCGCGACGAACGGAGTCCGCCCCCGCAGACACCTTCGCCGCGTTCGTGGACGCACTCGTCCGGCTGCGCTCGACCGGCACGGCCGCGGCTCGCTGGGCTGGGGCGACCCGATGCCCTGGGTCGCCGAGCCGGTCTGACGTCGTCGGTGCCGGCGGGTCAGGAGGCGGGGGTGGAGTACGGCACCCGCTCGAAGCCGAGCACGTGCTCGGCACCCTCGGGGTTGACCGTGGCCTTGAGGTAGTCGAGGTTGGCGCTCGACGAGCCGTCGAGGGTGATCCGCTGCAGCGTGTCGGCTGAGCCCTTGACCTGGTAGCGGTCGAGCCAGACCGAGCCGGCCGCGAGCGGGTGGTCGGAGTTGTAGGCGTGGCTGTCACCGTTGAGCAGGTAGGTCTCGCCCGGGAAGGCGTGCGCGGCCTTGACGAGGTTGCGCACCAGCGGCGTGAAGGCCGAGATGTCGGCCGGCGTGGGGGTGTAGGTCGGGTCGAACATGTCGGCCTGCATGAAGAGCACCACGGCGCGGTTGCTCCGGGCGGTCGCGTTGGCGAAGGTCGCGTTCATCTCGTCGATGGTGGCCGACATACGACGCTTCTGCTCCTGTCGCTGCAGATAGGTCGTTGCGGTGTGGCCGATCCCGTCCCACGGGAGCAGGTCGTTGTTGGACCCGACC
Proteins encoded in this region:
- a CDS encoding peroxidase family protein — translated: MNSRPRSPALPSRARLRALVANRSESPSPRPGRALAGGTALVLSAALLAQVPGTGRAEAAPLVGSGFTVTASDLAFILKQIKVSERHAATQTPANPCGTLVGTQPNQIPDRLTAYGLRTVDGSCNNLFAGRETFAAADVTFPRLTTPRFAPADPVPPGFGPAGTPTSYAQKKGSVFDAQPREVSNLIVDQTSTNPAAIAAAGFPQRTQGNPGLFPCQVDPDPTAVPPVEGSPSNCVPSHHTLDIPNVTTDVGLSPPYNSWFTFFGQFFDHGVDQTVKGGGTVFVPLHDDDPLVTVGPDGRPGTGDEVPPSQRFMVLTRAQNQPGADGILGDNPATPGDESADDVQNADNTDTPWVDQSQTYTSHSSHQVFLRQYLTNATGAPVSTGRLLGGMPGAAASGMATWESVKAQAATVLGLRLDDADVTNIPMIAADPYGKFLPGPARGLPQYVTGTGLVEGDRVTPVPVPANVLHFDTPFLTDIAHNADPSPADLDHNPATPPTAPTPDLDTVASADFALQPAGTYDDEMLNAHFIAGDGRVNENIALTAVHQVFHSEHNRLVDAIKNTLSTDTTAAGVAALPQWQLATADHPDGWNGERLFQAARFVTEMEYQHLVFEEFARKVQPAVRPFHVYTPDVDPAIKAEFAHAVYRFGHSMLDDEVARRNADGSNNSVPLLTGFLNPPEYFNGGSAGRLTPEQAAGSIIMGSSDQIGNELDEFVVETLRNNLLGLPLDLATLNMARARETGVPSLNGVRRQLHAATLDGQLAPYTSWADFGQNIKHAESLVNFVAAYGLHPSITTATTLTGKRAAAKAIVDPTTAPATDPSLIPADAADFMFGAGTWTDTGNGTTSTGVDAVDLWVGGLAEKTNLFGGLLGSTFNYVFQNQLEDLQDGDRLYYLNRTVGMNLRTQLEGNSFAELIQRNTEGTNSLKADAFATADCRFQLANLAGTPAGFTQFGSTVADDPSTTGKCDESVLLLRKPDGTIQYRATNAIDPPGINGQGVYNGTDAVDRIWGGNDNDTFWGGAGNDVIEGNGGDDVALGGDGNDRITDLAGADVLKGGPGNDSIDGGIGDDILLGGDGQDLLNGGANDNETFAGPGNDFVMAGAGADAVFGDGGDDWIQGGSGQDLLIGDHGAPFFDDPAEVQPGHDVFIGQVGENDYDAEGGDDIMSQNAAVDRNAGAGGFDWAIHQYDTVGADDDMAINNFLAGQPIQVVVNRDRWQETEGNSGSALDDVIRGDNDVPRAIGGGGFTGCDVLDQAGVDRIGGLAQILPPLTGALAPVVANSAAGACPLTGPIWGEGNILIGGAGSDTIEGRGGDDIIDGDRALTVRISVRTDPAVPATEIGSTDLLERQYLRDAAGALTGPTLQAAIAAGTVDPGNLVVVREITVTPSGSAVDTAVFSGPRSNYVFSVVNGALTVTQTGANVVGQRVSDGVDTLRNIEALKFTDQTLTVRTPAAPGIGTAVAGDASATVNWTLPTPNGGPAPFGFEVVVSTGGTLVRTVTVASATATSVVVRNLTNGTAYTFQVRAVNTFGAGALSASSNTVVPQGVPAAPSLVTAVAGSQSATLSWVPGDPGGSPITGYQIAVRVAGVTVRTDSVTGAVSAATVTGLTSGTRYTFVVRAVSAAGLGAASAPSNGVVPTAAVTVPGAPVIGVAASGPVGGGRQVVANWSPPSSTGGSRITGYEVTALQMAADGVTPTGVQVVVTVGAAARTRTIAVPAGTYRVEVRAINAIGTGASSARSNPVVAR
- a CDS encoding ABC transporter ATP-binding protein; amino-acid sequence: MSGEGVKSDEEKAADARRGPSNAGRGHGPMGMAMGGEKSREFGPSARRLLGRLRPERGRVLFVLLISVVSVVLSAIGPKILGRATDIIFEGYFGSYLGSRVPAGTSKAEVIAGLRAQGNNQMADLISGIDLVPGRGIDFTALGQVLVLVLALYVGSALLQWVSGRILAYVVTRTVYDLRADVEAKLDRIPLPYFDSQPRGELLSRVTNDVDNIQQSLQQTMGQLLTSLLTVVAVVALMFSISWMLALIALVTIPLSVLVTGAIAKRSQARFAAQWKQTGSLNGIVEETFTGHGIVKVFGRQKEAQERFDATNQTLYDASFGAQFISGIIMPAMMFIGNLNYVAIAVVGGLRVASGSMSLGDVQAFIQYSRQFTQPLTQVASMANLLQSGVASAERIFEVLDAPEQLPDPVAAQSVPRGGGRVAFEHASFSYHPDQPLIEDLDLVAHPGQTVAIVGPTGAGKTTLVNLVMRFYELDGGRITLDGVDITAMTRHDLRSRIGMVLQDTWLFGGSIRDNIAYGRPGATDEEVLEAARATYVDRFVHSLPDGYDTVLDSEAGNISAGEKQLLTIARAFLAQPDLLILDEATSSVDTRTELLVQQAMSALRSDRTSFVIAHRLSTIRDADLILVMEAGRIVEQGTHTALLERGGAYARLYAAQFAGSAADLEPATTGVGVGA
- a CDS encoding ABC transporter ATP-binding protein; the encoded protein is MLLRILREHLVPYRGRLTVVVVLQLVGTIASLYLPSLNASIIDQGVARGDTAYIFRIGGWMLGVSVVQIVVTVVASYLAAQTSMGLGRDLRGAVFHRVLDFSAQEVARFGAPTLISRTTNDVTQVQMVVFMALAFMVSAPIMMVGGIVMALREDVGLSWLVAVAVPLLALVVGLIVRRMIPQFRTMQTSVDSVNRVLREQITGIRVVRAFVREDVETQRFAASNRSLTTTALNVGRLQAIIFPTVMILLNASTVGVLWFGAGRVNSGDMQIGQLTAFMAYLIQILMSVMMATFMTMMIPRAAVSADRIGEVLGTASSVAEPAHPVTEVPSDAEVVFDHVDFHYPGAASPVLTGVSFRARPGQTTAVIGSTGAGKTTLVGLVPRLFDVTGGVVSVGGTDVRDLDLDTLWSRIGLVPQKPYLFTGTVASNLRYGNPQATDEQLWEALRIAQAADFVAEMPEGLDGPISQGGTNVSGGQRQRLAIARALVRRPGVYLFDDSFSALDLATDARLRQALRPVTREATVVIVAQRVSTIIDADHIVVLDDGVVVGQGRHDELVESCTTYQEIVESQRAAQEVSV
- a CDS encoding helix-turn-helix domain-containing protein codes for the protein MTPRATALPPVERRARLVDAARDLIAARGTVPTTREIAEAAGVAEGTIFRVFETKDDLVDAVVASAFCPALFRRGLAGVDVALPLRERLVAIVTLLQRRFVEVFGLMAALGLTAPPGFPAGAHECCTPELGHVGVVPRVGGAAGDGHPAAGGRPAGRDPRQHDGHDGHDHRLQDLLAFLEPDADRLRCPPGRLLHYMRLLTFAGSHEHLADGVLLTPDEIVDLLLTGVLLPADPADPAGPAGPGPAGPTVSCASPARPTRKAS
- a CDS encoding phosphotransferase, whose product is MRMIHDDEVDTGEPVVRALLLEQCPQWTQRPLRPLGGTGTDHAMWRLGDHLVVRVPRTEGAAASLAQEAGALGAVAPLVPVAVPRLVHFGEPAAAYPYPWAVLSWLDGRDAWDARHDLDRDDVGLADDLADVVLALRGAPALDVPLRGTGQRGGPVEGVLQRAHAWLDGASGPLPGWVDAGAVTSVLAASRAVAEQAPRAVPSVLTHGDLIPGNILVRGSRLRAVIDWGYLSRADPALDLACAWALLGPQARSVLRERVGADDATWERARVNALEQALGGIVYYTPRGHPLADVMGRTLRRALADRPR